The nucleotide window CGTCAGGAGCGTGTCTACCTCACTTAGAAGACCCCCCGGGGAACCATTCGAAGACAGTGTGTGTTCCTAGTCTTTGGATGACGCGGGATGTATTTCCGTGCGAACTGGTTACCGCTGGGCATTCCTTCATTTCCCTTCTGATTGATTTAGCTTTCCAGCTCAAAACAGTATCCCTCAGTCAATACATCACTTGGAGAAACCGAAGTTTGCGAGAGACGGGTTAGCCTTTCTGCCAGATACCTTGTAGTACAACAATTAATGGTCTAAAGTTTGATAAGAAGGGTTTCAATCTTGCCGATGCTAGTGATGGTGTCcatgagacagaaagaaacaatGCTGCTCATTCTATAATAGCTTTTCTCCAAGAACAAGATAAGCAAATTACTGTTGGTAGCAGGCTGTGTATTACAAGATTAGGCTGAGCGAGCTCAAAGGCTCCAGGGATTCACCTAGTGTGAAAGGCCTGTGATGCCGCAAGTCCCGAAAGATTGACTTTAAACTCTGCGTCACCCATTATGTTAGCACTACAAGAACATGAACGCCTAACAACATTTATATTGAACATTCTGCTGTTATAATAAACAGGGCTTCTTGGTTCATTATTGGTTTTCATCAACTTTCTTTACATATCTATTGTTCAATCCATCTGACAAATATCAGtctgaaaataatttgaaaaatacatttaactCATGGAAATGCTGGAAattaacaaaaataaaaaatatgaatGACCTTTATTTTGGTATCTTACATATGTGTTTTCATTACAGGATTTCTGGAACAGATCTATGACAATATTCCATTTGTAAGCATTGTCCTACAGTCCAGGATAAATGTGTTCTCTTTAATTTATTGTAGCTAAGGGGAAAAAAACTGTGGATAGTGAATACCATTTGGTTGAGCCAAAAGAAGTAAGTAGGGGAAAAACAGATCTGTGTTGCTCAGTAACGACACTACTCCTATAAAACAGGATCCCCTCCCAAAGTACACTGTTCAGAAGAGGCAGGACTGATCTCTGGGTTACTCCTATAAAACAGGATCCCCTCCCACAGCACACTGTTCAGAAGAGGCAGGACTGCCATGATAGTACATCTGGAGCCGACATAGAGCACATCTGGCCCGAGAGCACATAGCTGGTGATAAGGTGAGTGGTTTCAAGCCAACTGGCATCATAATTTTGTTAGATGTAGAAAGTGGAGATCTCTAGTCTGTGTTCCATTGATGTGTATTTTGGACCTATGGGGggtgtaggccaaatatttttttttgttatttttaacgGCTAAAACAAAGCCTAAGGATAAGGGATTAAAGTGAAGTCAAATGTAAATCGTTGTAAATCTTAAATCTTGATTAATTCATTTTGGGGGCTAAATTAGGAACACACACCTAAATATCTAGTTTTAACATACATTTGAACTGAATGGAGTTCATGCTGAGGTTACTCCAACTTGATTCATCACGGAATGGACGTTATTTATCAGTGGATAATCCAGATTTGGCAATAAATATGACTCTTGGCCTCCAGTGATTCACTCTAGTGGTGTCTGTTCGTCATTATTATCACAATGTTTCACATTCCCTTTCCGTGAACATATCGTCTGACAACATCCCACCCGTAACTTATTAGCCTCACCTATTAGCCCAGTGGAGAACCTTCCATCAGTTGTGTATTTTCCTCTGAGGGTGTCAGTCATTCATTTAGTTTAGAAtttgatttataaaaaaattatttgTGGTGGGCTATTATGAAAATAACAAGATATTGTCATTAAATCCTACAGTTTTCCCATGGCTCTGAACATGACGATGTCGATGTTCCCCACGTTGAATCCAGATGTGGACCCCTGCAGTAACTACACTGCAGCCTGGCTGTGGCTCCACTCCATGCAGCCAGCGTACATAGTACTGatctgtgtggtgggggtggtgggaaaCGGTCTGGTCCTCTGTGTCCTGTGCCTGCAGAGAAAACCCTGCACCGTAGCTGATATTTATCTGGGAAACCTGGCCACTGCAGATCTGGTTATGGTCTCCTGTTTGCCCTTCTGGGCAGACACCATCGCTCATGGCTACCACTGGACCTTTGGTGAGGCGCTCTGCAAGCTGGTCAATGTGGCCATCTCCATGAACTACTACTGCAGTGTGCTGTTCCTAGTCTTGGTCAGTGTGGATCGCTATCTGGCTCTAGTGTGCCCAATGTCTCCCAGCAGACTGAGGAGGGCTGTCTGGGCCAAGCGCATCTGCCCAGGCATCTGGGTCCTAGGCTTCCTGCTAAGCTTCCCCGTGCTGCTGTTCCGTAAGGTCAGCTACGTGTCAGACCCAGGGGTGGACGCCTGCTTCCTGGCCTACCCTCACCCAAGCTGGACGGTCCAACACAACCTCACCAGGAACATCCTGGGCTTCCTGGTCCCAGTGTCGGTGGTCACCTACTGCAGTCGGCACATCATCAAGGCCCTTAAGGAAGGTCAAACTAAAAAACTTCCAGgagtgagagcagagagaaaggcCACATACCTGGTGCTTGCTGTCCTTGTGGTCTTTCTAATTAGCTGGACTCCTTTCCAGATGTTTGTTTTCCTGGACACTCTGGATTACTTCCAGCTCACTCCGGGGTGCCTGTGGGGTCACTTCCTGGACATTGGGATCCAGCTGTCTACCTACCTGGCATACACCAACAGCTCAGTCAACCCTTTCCTCTATGTGATAGTGGGGAAACAATTCAGGAAAAGGGCTAAAGAGGTATTTAAGATAATCTTGAACCCATCCTTGAGAAACCAAACTTTCATGACTGTCAATTTCACCTCCATTGGTAGGTCTATTGATACTCGAAGGATATCCTGCAACCAACTTGAAAAGCAAACAGTTAGGTGACTGAACAGAGAAAATGCAGAAAGTATTCTTTCCCATTTGCTTTTATTTATTGTGAGAAAAAGAAATGATCTTGTGATATAATTGATCTCCGTATTTTGTTTGAGAAATAATTAAATGTACCAGTAATCAGGGACATCCAGATGACTTTTGTCTTTGTTAGACTGGAATTACGAGTCCATCTGGTTCCGTATTGCAAAGAGGTTTCTCAAAGCAAATAGCCCATTTGGTGTTCTACAATAGTCTACCTCCTTTCCAGAGCCATGATACATTGTCATCTTTTTGTTATTGTGTTTAGAAGATACTTTTCCTCTCCAGACTCTGTTACACAATCTCAGATGCACACTTTTGAAGATTTATGACGTTATGTATGCACTAAGTAGCCACTGTCCAGTGCTGAAGATTAGTCCAAATGTGATGTATGAAGTATTTTATTGACATTGAGCTTTTTCTAACTTTGATGGAGTGAGCCAATATGAGGGAGGATGATGAGCCCTGCATTGTGAATGGGATTCATTGCTCGATGTGCTAATTGAAGCATAAAATATTGTATTCATGTCCTTtaaaaagttcaaataaattatACTAAATGACTCCAGCAGTTATATACCTCTTCTTCAGTATTCCTGGATGTATCTCCCCTCTAAAAACCTATACCAAGAGTAAAGTTTGGAATCTAGGATTGGGATTGGCAGCTGGACATAGCTGGACGTATTCTCAGGCAAAATTCAGGGTGCGTGCAAAGACTTCTGAAACcaattcccctctcctccatcacctttgTAGAAACATATCACTGTGCTCGGAGTAAGCTGAAAGCGGTTTGAAAGGGGTCAGGGAGTAATTACTAGAAAGGTCCTTCTCTCTGTTGTCCTACAGGCAGAGTCTGTATGCACAGTTTGGCTCTCAGACAGGTGGAACTGTTCTGCTGTGGGTCAGCGGGGCTCGCTGTTAAATGGACTCCATAATAGACAGCCATTAGAGTCACTGTAAGAATGCCGACTGGAGTTTAAGATtatcatgtgtgagtgtgcataaaATTCTGAAAGAAAACAACTCTAAACAGGTCTAGACATTGCAAACTCAAAGTTGAGAAAGGCCTTGAGACTTCCCCTGCCTATCATTTCGGATGTTTGATGGCAGTAACGTTAAATGTTCTCATCGTGTCATTAATCTTTCTTTAAACTCCTCACATCCTGACTATCAGTGTTGATTCTTCTGGGGGAAAACCCAGGCACAAGTCATTATACAAAAACTCTGCCTTCGTTGCCAAAAGCGCCCCTCTTCTGTCAACGTGCACAAACTCCAAGTTAACAGGGAATCAACTCATCAACATCTTAATCAGCAGCTGCACTGCGAGTACAGGCATCATGGGCACGGGCACTACACTAGCTGTTCTAAACAGGCACTCCAGTCTCTATGCATCTCAAAGGTGATTTGATGTGTAGAGTTATGTGGCCCTGATTGGTCTGTTGTCATCTCTGACAGGAACCACCATTGTGGACCGTACGTTATTCCTCACATGATCCCCAGGGCTACATACCGGCCTTTATTGG belongs to Osmerus mordax isolate fOsmMor3 chromosome 8, fOsmMor3.pri, whole genome shotgun sequence and includes:
- the si:dkey-63b1.1 gene encoding B2 bradykinin receptor; this encodes MSMFPTLNPDVDPCSNYTAAWLWLHSMQPAYIVLICVVGVVGNGLVLCVLCLQRKPCTVADIYLGNLATADLVMVSCLPFWADTIAHGYHWTFGEALCKLVNVAISMNYYCSVLFLVLVSVDRYLALVCPMSPSRLRRAVWAKRICPGIWVLGFLLSFPVLLFRKVSYVSDPGVDACFLAYPHPSWTVQHNLTRNILGFLVPVSVVTYCSRHIIKALKEGQTKKLPGVRAERKATYLVLAVLVVFLISWTPFQMFVFLDTLDYFQLTPGCLWGHFLDIGIQLSTYLAYTNSSVNPFLYVIVGKQFRKRAKEVFKIILNPSLRNQTFMTVNFTSIGTTIVDRTLFLT